From Tachyglossus aculeatus isolate mTacAcu1 unplaced genomic scaffold, mTacAcu1.pri scaffold_12_arrow_ctg1, whole genome shotgun sequence, one genomic window encodes:
- the CD72 gene encoding B-cell differentiation antigen CD72, which produces MAEMITYADLRFAKIPVTKRPSAPPERAVREADEDGDLTYENVAPAADAPVSASQLNLGDQTGPGEGRPITTRITLTSSSVGQAFPRLSAWTQHILLGLLSTCLLLGVIAISMGVRYLQVSQQLWETVQALESTNSSLREQLNSQGAQLGQRQQDLRATAERLDQAQERLQKTQAQQQATMEELQVFKTQLEEVRQTLRGEEEQKKNLEVQLSALQARLTEQQPLLSCSTPGSCCPVGWMEIRGKCLFFSIIQKSWQRSQDYCRGFSSELASPKQWNEKEDIRRIIRDRSYDSSLSFWISLRKNEFESIWQWADNTEERSYLTSRLHVEAKDSCMTIRKSYVLLTENCESLFPFICERRVIASPGPGFAV; this is translated from the exons ATGGCTGAGATGATCACCTATGCAGACCTGCGCTTTGCGAAGATCCCCGTGACTAAAAGGCCCTCGGCGCCGCCAGAGCGGGCAG TCCGGGAGGCAGATGAAGATGGGGATCTGACTTATGAGAACGTCGCCCCGGCCGCTGATGCTCCTGTGAGCGCGTCCCAGCTCAACCTGGGGGACCAGACAG GACCCGGTGAGGGGCGGCCGATCACTACACGGATTACACTGACATCGTCAAGCGTTGGGCAGGCTTTTCCCC GCCTCTCCGCCTGGACCCAGCACATCCTCCTGGGTCTGCTGAGCACCTGCCTGCTCCTGGGAGTCATCGCCATTAGCATGGGGGTCCGCT ATCTGCAGGTATCTCAGCAGCTCTGGGAAACGGTCCAGGCCCTGGAGTCCACCAACAGCAGTCTGAGGGAGCAGCTGAACAGTCAGGGGGCCCAGCTGGGGCAGAGGCAGCAAGATCTGCGGGCAACCGCGGAGCGGCTTGACCAAGCCCAGGAGAGGCTTCAGAAGACGCAGGCCCAACAGCAGGCCACGATGGAGGAACTACAGGTTTTCAAAACACAACTGGAGGAGGTCAGGCAGACCTTGCGGGGCGAGGAAGAACAGAAGAAGAACCTGGAGGTGCAGCTAAGCGCCCTGCAAGCCCGGCTGACGGAGCAGCAGCCCCTCCTCAGCTGCTCCACGCCAG GATCCTGCTGCCCCGTGGGGTGGATGGAGATCAGGGGGAAGTGTCTGTTCTTCTCCATCATTCAGAAGAGCtggcagcggagccaggattactgTAGAGGCTTCTCTTCCGAACTCGCCAGTCCCAAGCAATGGAATGAAAAG gaaGACATTAGAAGGATAATTAGAGACAGAAGCTATGATTCTTCCCTCTCATTCTGGATTTCGCTCCGAAAAAACGAGTTCGAGTCCATTTGGCAGTGGGCCGATAACACGGAAGAACGCAG CTATCTGACTTCTAGGCTACACGTGGAGGCGAAAGATAGCTGCATGACTATACGCAAATCCTACGTGCTGTTGACCGAAAATTGCGAgtccctcttccccttcatctGCGAGAGGCGAGTCATCGCGTCCCCGGGGCCGGGGTTTGCCGTCTAA
- the FAM166B gene encoding protein FAM166B yields the protein MAGSFPPGLTPPNRHHIPGYSGHCPQLRFSLGHTYGHLTARLLRDPPASAQPPTRFVLLAPTRPPRCPDIPRKERLSWPGHERLSCNLVPGYTGFVPRSRPIFAKSYSRVCAQALSEFTHRGVRPREQTRVLKSQPPRAERVPTAPRDSPYSRENGDPGKGFVSGFTGFVPGARFLFGSGFPVLAHQALREIRRPGPRKGQAELFPPLDSTYPGAPGGPPRSRGPVPVEGPAARD from the exons ATGGCCGGGTCCTTCCCCCCGGGGCTAACCCCTCCAAACCGACACCACATCCCAGG GTATTCCGGGCACTGCCCCCAGCTCCGGTTCAGCCTAGGCCACACCTATGGGCATTTGACTGCCCGGCTGCTGCGGGACCCTCCAGCCTCAGCCCAGCCCCCCACCCGCTTTGTGCTGCTGGCCCCGACCCGGCCTCCGCGGTGCCCTGATATCCCCAGGAAGGAACGGCTTTCCTGGCCAGGACATGAGAGACTTAGTTGCAACCTGGTTCCGGGGTACACAG GCTTTGTGCCCCGATCCCGGCCCATCTTTGCCAAGAGCTACAGCCGGGTTTGTGCTCAGGCCCTGAGCGAGTTTACCCATCGCGGGGTGAGGCCCAGGGAGCAGACCAGAGTCCTGAAGTCACAG CCCCCGAGAGCCGAACGTGTGCCCACCGCGCCCCGCGACTCCCCTTACTCAAGGGAGAACGGGGACCCCGGTAAAGGCTTCGTCtcag GTTTCACTGGCTTCGTGCCCGGCGCTCGCTTCCTCTTCGGCTCCGGATTCCCCGTCCTCGCCCACCAGGCTCTGCGGGAGATCAGGCGTCCCGGTCCACGGAAAGGTCAAGCCGAGCTCTTCCCGCCGCTCGACAGCACCTACCCCGGAGCCCCGGGTGGGCCGCCTCGCTCCAGGGGCCCCGTGCCAGTTGAGGGCCCGGCGGCCCGAGACTGA
- the TESK1 gene encoding dual specificity testis-specific protein kinase 1 gives MAGAGPGPDPRSSSSSSSSSSSSYRALLRAVSSLSRVDDFHCAEKIGAGFFSDVYKVRHRQSGQILVLKMNKMPSNRGNMLREVQLMNQLRHPNILRFMGVCVHQGQLHALTEYMNGGTLEQLLGSPEPLAWPVRLHLALDIARGLRYLHATGVFHRDLTSKNCLVRREERGFTAVVGDFGLAEKIPVYREGVQKEPLAVVGSPYWMAPEVLRGELYDEKADVFAFGIILGELIARVPADPDYLPRTEDFGLDVAAFQALVGEDCPRPFLLLAIHCCSMEPRARAPFTEITQRLEQILEQHPGRPQPSPHRTGPHLLPGMEETPPLAGEPGAWQSKARPCPRPPACRGRLTPRADPSAPWLLPPPPPPDLRLSRSRSDLLLPPAPAPPARGRRDTLPRVNPFSRREDLRGGKIKLLDTPSKPVVSLTLDHLPLPAACPPPVAPGPPDPLPCVPPQPVASTRRCSSLPTSPKLPQHPEPARTPPGPPAEPSPDDQPGGGPVAGSPRPPPASPAPAVGRLISTCSSSASRPPSGPEPPRGLLPSGRAPAAVVNSPAAGWGGQPWGRAQRSLPRALALEQTELPPPPPPPAGAVPPREPEEGLVCPSCCLGPFSFGFLSVCPRPAPGVARYHNLNCEAGGLLCHRRHHSKPPTPSLHLPGARS, from the exons ATGGCCggggcgggcccgggcccggacccccgctcctcgtcgtcctcctcgtcgtcgtcgtcgtcgtcgtacCGTGCGCTGCTCAGGGCCGTGTCCAGCCTGTCCCGCGTGGACGACTTCCACTGCGCCGAGAAGATCGGGGCCGGCTTCTTCTCCGACGTCTACAAG GTGCGGCACCGCCAGTCCGGGCAGATCCTGGTGCTGAAGATGAACAAGATGCCCAGTAACCGCGGCAACATGCTGCGGGAGGTGCAGCTCATGAACCAGCTGAGGCACCCCAACATCCTGAG GTTCATGGGAGTTTGCGTGCACCAGGGACAGCTGCACGCCCTGACGGAG TATATGAACGGGGGGACCCTGGAGCAGCTGCTGGGCTCGCCGGAACCCCTGGCCTGGCCCGTGCGGCTTCACCTGGCCCTAGACATCGCCCGGGGCCTCCGCTACTTGCACGCCACGGGCGTCTTCCACCGCGACCTCACCTCCAAG AACTGCCTGGTGCGGCGGGAGGAGCGGGGATTCACAGCCGTGGTGGGCGACTTCGGGCTGGCCGAGAAGATCCCCGTCTACCG GGAGGGGGTGCAGAAGGAGCCCTTGGCGGTGGTGGGCTCCCCGTATTGGATGGCGCCTGAGGTGCTGCGGGGGGAACTGTACGATGAGAAG gCGGATGTCTTTGCCTTTGGGATCATCCTGGGCGAGCTCATCGCCCGAGTCCCCGCTGACCCCGACTACCTGCCTCGGACAGAA GACTTCGGTCTGGATGTTGCCGCCTTCCAAGCCCTGGTCGGGGAAGACTGCCCccgacccttcctcctcctcgccatccaCTGCTGCAGC ATGGAGCCCAGGGCCCGGGCCCCTTTCACCGAGATCACCCAGCGCCTGGAGCAGATCCTGGAGCAGCATCCGGGCCGGCCCCAGCCATCTCCCCACCGGACAGGCCCTCATCTGCTTCCTGGGATGGAGGAGACACCACCCCTCGCTGGGGAGCCGGGAGCCTGGCAGAGCAAGGCCCGGCCGTGCCCGAGGCCTCCGGCGTGCAGAGGAA GGTTGACGCCGCGCGCCGATCCCTCCGCCCCGTGGCTGCtgccgccccctccgcccccggacCTCCGCCTCTCCCGCAGCCGCTCGGACCTGCTCCTGCCGCCGGCCCCCGCGCCGCCGGCCCGGGGCCGCAGGGACACCCTGCCCCGCGTCAACCCCTTCTCACGGCGCGAGGACCTCAGAGGGGGCAAAATTAAACTCCTGGACACACCCAGCAAGCCCGTCGTCTCCCTGACGCTTGACCACCTACCGCTTCCGGCTGCCTGTCCTCCTCCAGttgcccccggacccccggacccccttcCTTGCGTCCCCCCGCAGCCCGTGGCCTCCACCCGCCGctgctcctccctgcccacctccccgaAGCTTCCCCAGCACCCGGAGCCCGCCCGGACCCCGCCCGGACCTCCGGCCGAGCCCTCGCCCGACGACCAGCCGGGTGGCGGGCCCGTGGCGGGGTCGCCGCGCCCGCCGCCCGCGTCCCCGGCTCCGGCCGTCGGCCGTCTCATCAGCACgtgctcctcctcggcctcccggcctccctccggGCCGGAGCCCCCGCGGGGGCTGCTCCCGAGCGGCCGGGCCCCCGCGGCCGTAGTGAACTCGCCGGCGGCCGGCTGGGGTGGGCAGCCTTGGGGGCGGGCCCAGCGCAGCCTGCCCCGGGCCTTGGCGCTGGAGCAGACGGAGCTGCCGCCCCCACCTCCGCCACCCGCCGGGGCCGTCCCTCCCCGGGAGCCGGAGGAGGGGTTGGTCTGCCCCAGCTGCTGCCTCGGCCCCTTCAGCTTCGGTTTCCTGTCGGTGTGCCCACGCCCTGCACCTGGCGTCGCCCGCTATCACAACCTTAACTGTGAGGCCGGCGGCCTCCTCTGCCACCGCAGGCATCActccaagccccccacccccagcctccaccTTCCCGGGGCCCGCTCCTAG